A stretch of DNA from Plectropomus leopardus isolate mb unplaced genomic scaffold, YSFRI_Pleo_2.0 unplaced_scaffold2414, whole genome shotgun sequence:
agcagctacactcacacactgacatatcccagactgtcagcagctacactcacatatattgaaaataatttattttttgtggggtctttttcatctaaaaatatagtggcatcatgacaaaaacctggcattacGAGGgttaaattcttaaaattaataaacatttgatatttatgatcaggactgatgttggtaaaaaataaactcaaagaaAGTAGagaatcatattaatgtatgacACTTTTTgcagcttgattttgaaaagcacgtTTTGTGTGCAGTgcgtgatattaaagcgggccttaaagggttaaatgtacatttacagATATATATTCTGGTTTTACTTCGGTCTGCTGTAAAGGATATTCAGAGCTCTCCACATCGTCCGTCATGTCGAAGAGCTGCCGAGCGCAGCTTTTGATGAGCGTGTCCAGCTTGTCCTCCAGCACCTTCAGGTCGTCCAGCTCTCTGCGGAGCCTCTGCGGGTTCTTCCACAGAAAGCTGGAGATCGGACTCTTTCCTCTGAGCGCagaacagacacagagcagcttCACCTGCAGCTCACAGCTCACgcacaacaaaacactgacttaATACAAATGAAACCGGCAGCTGGCTGCACACTCGGTCCACAGTCGGACACGGTAtttgctgagcagcagcagcactgcaggTCAGGCCGAGCATTGTGACgctgtaaagctctctgaggcagcggcgttttgtgaaaatgggctttataaataaaaatgacttgactTATCAATATATTAACATTCTTATTGTAGAAATGAACCTTTTAGGTAAATGTGGCATTTGGCCCTCAGTTTTGTCTTGCAGAGTGAGCAAAGAGCTGTGTTACAGTGCACACAGGAGGGCGCTGTGATGTGAAGACTGCAGGGACTTCCTGACTGAACGGTGACTTCATCACAAAGACCAACTCTGCTGCTCggtttttttctggctgtttgcagtttttgaGTCTTTGTCAAACTTTGCTGCTCAGCCCGAAATAAAACCTACAATCGCTAATCCAAAAGTAATCGACGCGCTCTCATCAAAGCCTTTTACACTCACATCCATTTCACCCAGTTGACCGAGTCCTTCTGGATGAGCTTGATGCCGGTCAGGACGTGTGTGATGTCATAGACTCGCCGTTTGCCGGTCTGCAGGCGCGCCGGAACGTCCCGGAGGTCCACAGCGCCGTCTGGAGAcgccagcagcagctccaggaaACGCAGCGTCAGCAGCCCCAGAGACACGTCTGAAAACAACACGACACGGACCAGGGTCAGACACCAACCTCCGGGTTCCAGAGCTGCAGCGATCAGCTGATCAATGCAGCGAT
This window harbors:
- the LOC121966357 gene encoding transcription factor E2F6-like; translated protein: LIAAALEPGGWCLTLVRVVLFSDVSLGLLTLRFLELLLASPDGAVDLRDVPARLQTGKRRVYDITHVLTGIKLIQKDSVNWVKWIGKSPISSFLWKNPQRLRRELDDLKVLEDKLDTLIKSCARQLFDMTDDVESSEYPLQQTEVKPEYISVNVHLTL